The Deefgea tanakiae DNA segment ATCTATTGCCTAGAATGAAGCGACAGCTTCTTGAAGGTTACCGATATGAATGCATTTACGCCTTGTGTTGATTCTGATGACACGCAATGTGCGGTCGCGATCGCACAGACTTTACTCGATGGTTTTAACCACCACTACACACTATTTCGTGCGGCCAGCATGGCTGCCAAGTCGAACTTTGAAATGGGTAATATCTTGGCGCAGCGTGATGCGGTAAGAAACCGGATCGAATTTTATGATGCGCGTGTTTTAGAGACAGTTGAGCGCTTAAAGCAGGAGTTTTCAGCTGAAACCTTATCCGATTCTGCATGGTTAGCCGTCAAACAGCAATATATTGCCTTGTTGCAAAAACATCGACAAATTGAATTAGCGGAGACTTTTTTTAACTCAGTGTGTTGCCGGATTTTGCACCGAAGGTATTTTCACAATGACTTTATTTTTTATCGGCCTGCTGTTTCCACTGAATACATCGAAGAATCTGAAGCGACCTATCACAGCTACTATGTGAATAATTTAGGGCTGGCAAATACGCTTAAGCAAGTTTTTACTGACTTTGCTTGGAATTTGCCCTTTGTTGATTTAGACCGCGACGTTGCGCGTATCTTGGCGGTGTTACGCCGTCATTTAGGTAAAAAGCTCACACCAGAATTTAATTCCCAGATTCAAGTTTTATCCTCACCGTTTTATCGCAATAAGGCCGCATACATTATCGGTAAAGCTACGCATGGGGATGTTGAAATTCCATTTGCGATTCCTCTGTATCGCAATGAAGCCAATCAGTTGTATGTGGATGCGGCCTTATTCGAAATTGTGCATGTCCGGCAATTGTTCTCATTATCTCGCGCCTATTTTCTGGTGGATATGGAAGTACCTTCGGCGTACGTACAGTTTTTACATAACTTAATTCCGGGCAAATCTCGCGCTGAGTTGTATACGATGCTGGGTTTGGGTAAGCAAGGTAAAACGATGTTTTATCGGGAGTTATTTCATCATCTAAGGCACTCTTCTGATCCTTTTGTAAGTGCGCCTGGCACCAAGGGGATGGTGATGATTGTGTTTACGCTGCCTTCGTTTCCCTTTGTCTTTAAAATTATCAAGGATGTCTTTGCACCACCGAAAGAAGTTGATCGCGCAACGGTGCGCGCTAAGTATTTGCTGGTTAAACAGCATGATCGGGTTGGGCGAATGGCCGATTCACTTGAGTTTTCTGACGTTGCTTTGCCATTGGCTCGGTTTGAACCTGAGTTATTGGCTGAAATGCAATTATTAGCGCCTTCGGTGGTTGAGATTGAGGGTGATACGGTGGTGTTTCGCCATATGTATATCGAATGCCGGATGAAGCCACTCAATCTATTTATTGAGCATCGCCGTGATGAGGCGGTGGAAGAGGTGATTCGAGATTATGGGAATGCGCTGCGTGAACTAGCGATTGCGAATATCTTTCCCGGTGATATGTTATTCAAGAATTTTGGGGTGACGCGCGCTGGGCGAGTGGTGTTTTACGATTACGATGAAATTGAGTATATGACCGATTGCGATTTTCGCCGTATACCGCCGCCGCCAGCGCCAGAGTTTGAAATGAGTGGGGAGACATGGTTTAGCGGCAATAAAAATGAAGTTTATCCCGAAGAGTTTGGTGGCTTTTTGCTGGCGCGCGCCGATGTGAAGGCGGCGTTTAATAAATATCACGCCGATTTACTCACGCCTAAATTTTGGCAAGACACCAAGACGAGGATAAAAAACGGCATTATCGAAGACTTTTTCCCTTATCCACAGGCGTTACGTTTTCCACAGTCGTAATTGCTTGTTGATACTCAAATCAGCCCCGTGCGAGGGGCTGTTTTTATTTTGGGGCTAGCCTATTTTTTATTGCTTCGCACATGTACAGATGCTGCTAATGAGCTGATAATTCGCACCATTCATGAATTTGCTATTGAGGGTTTTATGTCGTCAACCGTGTTGCCTCATCAACGATTCCAGCTTAAATCGTTTTCGTATTCAGCCTTGGATACTGGTCCTAGCCTGATTGTGTTGGGCGCTGTCCATGGTAATGAAGATTGCGGCACCAAGGCGATTCATCGTGTTATGGCTGAGCTGGATTCGGGTAAATTGCAGCTATTGCGTGGTCGGATTACCTTTGTACCGATTACGAATCC contains these protein-coding regions:
- the aceK gene encoding bifunctional isocitrate dehydrogenase kinase/phosphatase, encoding MNAFTPCVDSDDTQCAVAIAQTLLDGFNHHYTLFRAASMAAKSNFEMGNILAQRDAVRNRIEFYDARVLETVERLKQEFSAETLSDSAWLAVKQQYIALLQKHRQIELAETFFNSVCCRILHRRYFHNDFIFYRPAVSTEYIEESEATYHSYYVNNLGLANTLKQVFTDFAWNLPFVDLDRDVARILAVLRRHLGKKLTPEFNSQIQVLSSPFYRNKAAYIIGKATHGDVEIPFAIPLYRNEANQLYVDAALFEIVHVRQLFSLSRAYFLVDMEVPSAYVQFLHNLIPGKSRAELYTMLGLGKQGKTMFYRELFHHLRHSSDPFVSAPGTKGMVMIVFTLPSFPFVFKIIKDVFAPPKEVDRATVRAKYLLVKQHDRVGRMADSLEFSDVALPLARFEPELLAEMQLLAPSVVEIEGDTVVFRHMYIECRMKPLNLFIEHRRDEAVEEVIRDYGNALRELAIANIFPGDMLFKNFGVTRAGRVVFYDYDEIEYMTDCDFRRIPPPPAPEFEMSGETWFSGNKNEVYPEEFGGFLLARADVKAAFNKYHADLLTPKFWQDTKTRIKNGIIEDFFPYPQALRFPQS